The genomic stretch GCAATTGCAGGAGGACCTTGACCAGGCATTGGTTCAGCTTGTTTTCCAGTTTCATCTTCCATTCCTAGCTGTGTTTGTAGATACTTGACTTCATTCCCACTGATTGGTTGATCCGTCGCTACTCCACCTCCTGTGGCGTAACAGAATTAAGTGAAATTTAGCTCTTATCTTGTAAAAagtaacattttaaattttaactggctaccttaaaattaattttcgtgagaaattttgttgaaagtaaaatttcatttacaactaattttcgcgaagttGCCAAGTCTTAATATTTGGCAAGAATTGATTTTCGCCAATTCTGTTGATAGCGAGTTATTATTCAACGAGCCCCGATTAAATCGACCCCAGCAGGATTTCACACTAAAAGCAATACATCGTTTCCTTCTGATAAAAAGAGAAAACATGGATATGACCGTCCTGCTTAGAATTTTAATACCTTATAAAACATCGTAATCCCAATCCGAGGTAGTAGTCTTGGTCTAGGAGGAAAAAGGTTCTATGTTTCGTTAAATGGCAATTTGTCATAGAAATCCTAAAAAGCCTCACCTGCAGCATTCAGTTTATCTGTGAGAGAATCCAATAAACCACCAACATCATGTTGTCCACTTAAAGGCTTGGCACCTTTGGCAGAATCACTCACCACTTGTTCTGCACTtccaccaccaccaccgccACCACTACCAAGTTTCATTAAAGGACCATCACTTGCACCGGCAGTATCTCCACCTTTTAGTTCCGGAAGTTTAGGACGATCAGGACCTGCAGCAATTTCTGCATATGGATCCGGTGGAGCTGCTTTCGGTTTTGTTGCTGTGGCGTTATCGCTTGTCTTTTTGTTAGCATCAATGGTTTTGTTTTTGAAGTTAGGATTAAGTATTGATTTATCTTTTTCAAAACTATTCACAATAGCTTTGTCTTTTTCCAGAAGATTCGTTATGGGTTTGTCAACAGTGGTGATAATTTTTCTTTGAGCAGCATTTTTACTAGCTACAACCTTCTCAACTTTGGCTATAGCCTTAGCTAATGTGGCCTTCAAGCCTTTATTTTCAGAGGTGGTGGATAGCGTTGCTTTTACTGTGCCAGTTTTATGTTTGTCACTAACTGGAAAGATTGATGCATGTGTTTCACTGATTGGTTCTTTCGTGTCAGTTGCATTTTTATGAGATTTCTTGGCAGTAATAGCGCTAACATCATCTATTAATTTCGATAAACTCCATAATGGCGAATTTTTAAGTGTCTTTAGATTTGGAGTTTTCGATACCGTGCGTTTCGCACCAGACAAATCTTTCATGATATGCGATAAAGCATCTGGATATGAGTGTGATTTTTTATCGAGTTGACTTAATTTTAAACTTAActcggatttttttttattgtctatACTTGTAAGGTGAGTTTGCTCAGATTTCTTAGCTTTCACTTCAGTATGAAGCGTTCCTACCGCATTTTCGTGAATGCTTGGTGTTTCACTCTTCTTCTCAGTGCAGTCATCCTCCTCCGCAGATCTTTTTTTGATCCCACTCAGTACTTCATTGATGTCTGTGGTGATAATGTGAATCTCTTTACCTTTCGGCTTTGATAGGCTGTTGCGATTGTATAACGCTCCTTTCGCACATCCTGTAAAATCGGAAAGTTGGTAAAAGTTTCTTTAGACATATGAATTTCATGAAGATTAATATAGTttccttttttcaaaaacaccaAATCCCTCTAAAGCTTTACAGAAAAACAAACTCAGGTCTGTGTGAAACATTCTAAACCACAAAAGAATTTCTTTATTTTCCCTGATAGAGCCTGTTATGCAAACCTATAAAATTTCTTACATTTCATCAATTGTTAAAATTCAATACACATGAAATCTTTGATTAATAGAACCAAATACTTATTGGGCACCTTTATTTGGTAAAATAACAACATGCTAAAACAAGTCCATTTAAACGCTCGACATATGTTAACACTTTGAGAGTTAGATTTAAAAGTATTAATGTTAACCGTAATCTTAGAAACATCATTTCTGGTTAGATGACATgtcatgaaattttaaaatgtggGTCTCCATGGTGTAAATCATACAAGTTACGTTTGTAGTCAAAGCTACTTCAAAGTAGTTACAAAACatgatttttaccttttttcgtACCACTTGATAAATCTTTCTGAGTTGTAGGTAAtgaatctaaaaaaacaaatatctcagctacaaaaatcaaaaattctttcGTGTATGCAGTGTAACAAGCTTTCACATCAAACATATCTTGTAGCCTCAATACTTATCAACATTTCGTATGGCTTGGACAAATAAGTCAAATCGTGCTTAGGGCCGACGACACGGTTTTTAAAGTAGGGATTGAGGACACAAATTAGTGCCTTCCATGGTTGGGTGTTtaagaaaaagacaaaaatgacCTCAAattgcttcatttgaaaatacaaaaaatatcacaGCCATCTTTTAGTATTTGTAAATAACTAttgatttctttaaattttaaaaaaaaatttggaaagggGAGCCCCTTCCCCTCCCCCTCCCCCTCCCCCACCGAGtagaacgttttttttaatgtactGATTTACTACGTTTAATGTTATCACAGATTAGAGAAATGTAGTATAATaaactttttatcaattttcctTGGGATGTAATTTTATTTCCTATAGTTCATTCAGAATCATGTCAACCGATTTTAGCGTGTATATCGCGATTTTACCCAAATATTGCGGAACTCGAGAAAGTTAATACGTTTAAGGCTATTCTTGCAGAGTTtagaaacaatattttatttatttaaagaaaaagccAACATACCTGATAAATTAACTGTCAGAAGAAGTAGAAGATATATAAAATTGAAGCGATAGAGCTCCATATCATGCGCAAATAAATTTAATGCATGTCAGTTTctgtatttctttatttattgtGTTCTAATCTaaagttgaagaaaaaataataaaaataatacctgCAAAACGGCTAATTTGTGTTAAGCATGCACGAAGTATCAAAATGTTTACGAAAGGCGAAAATCTGCTGCCTGGAATATATTTTTCCGAGGGTGAGTAAGGGTAAAAAGATAGGAAGTGTGGTTATCACCCAAATATAAGCCCACCAAAATAGCcttctgtttaaaaatttagagt from Hydractinia symbiolongicarpus strain clone_291-10 chromosome 12, HSymV2.1, whole genome shotgun sequence encodes the following:
- the LOC130622741 gene encoding uncharacterized protein LOC130622741, which codes for MELYRFNFIYLLLLLTVNLSDSLPTTQKDLSSGTKKGCAKGALYNRNSLSKPKGKEIHIITTDINEVLSGIKKRSAEEDDCTEKKSETPSIHENAVGTLHTEVKAKKSEQTHLTSIDNKKKSELSLKLSQLDKKSHSYPDALSHIMKDLSGAKRTVSKTPNLKTLKNSPLWSLSKLIDDVSAITAKKSHKNATDTKEPISETHASIFPVSDKHKTGTVKATLSTTSENKGLKATLAKAIAKVEKVVASKNAAQRKIITTVDKPITNLLEKDKAIVNSFEKDKSILNPNFKNKTIDANKKTSDNATATKPKAAPPDPYAEIAAGPDRPKLPELKGGDTAGASDGPLMKLGSGGGGGGGSAEQVVSDSAKGAKPLSGQHDVGGLLDSLTDKLNAAGGGVATDQPISGNEVKYLQTQLGMEDETGKQAEPMPGQGPPAIAPEVQGQEQASEAPPEAVPEQGVGPVDKLKDEADMNEAHRIAESSGTAKMEAPQEEEGLDKEVMEKLANTEEGLSKSIADKANSLSKLGALDILKGAQKGAPEEMTDYSDADISPGPDPYAIPSAEPGRAASSMPAGANYNSQELETSNLLNSGNSLQGSDGLERGVSEGFAQSDAAGFEQREEGEGERGFGDEITGNTRSRTKNDDSYISEAMNAMGDTPFTTRQNIPDALWDGAKGLDGSDSYNTNYNTQMFKKNIILRPKKDNYVSPFSGKESFENDV